The following coding sequences lie in one Arachis ipaensis cultivar K30076 chromosome B05, Araip1.1, whole genome shotgun sequence genomic window:
- the LOC107642941 gene encoding V-type proton ATPase 16 kDa proteolipid subunit isoform X1, which produces MAGFSGDETAPFFGFLGAAAALVFSCMGAAYGTAKSGVGVASMGVMRPELVMKSIVPVVMAGVLGIYGLIIAVIISTGINPKAKSYYLFDGYAHLSSGLACGLAGLSAGMAIGIVGDAGVRANAQQPKLFVGMILILIFAEALALYGLIVGIILSSRAGQSRAE; this is translated from the exons ATGGCTGGTTTCAGCGGCGATGAAACTGCTCCTTTCTTCGGATTCCTCGGCGCTGCCGCTGCCCTAGTTTTCTCCT GTATGGGTGCGGCTTATGGCACTGCAAAAAGTGGGGTTGGGGTTGCATCGATGGGTGTGATGAGACCCGAGCTTGTGATGAAATCAATTGTGCCAGTTGTCATGGCTGGTGTGTTGGGTATCTATGGTTTGATCATTGCGGTTATCATCAGTACTGGGATTAACCCTAAGGCCAAATCTTACTATCTCTTTGATGGCTACGCTCACCTTTCTTCTGGTTTGGCTTGTGGCCTTGCTGGTCTCTCTGCTGGCATGGCTATTGGCATTGTAGGCGATGCTGGTGTTAG AGCAAATGCCCAGCAGCCAAAGCTTTTCGTTGGAATGATTCTCATTCTCATCTTTGCTGAGGCGTTAGCGTTGTACGGACTCATTGTTGGCATCATCCTTTCTTCCCGTGCCGGCCAATCCAGAGCTGAATGA
- the LOC107642941 gene encoding V-type proton ATPase 16 kDa proteolipid subunit isoform X2 gives MAGFSGDETAPFFGFLGAAAALVFSCMGAAYGTAKSGVGVASMGVMRPELVMKSIVPVVMAGVLGIYGLIIAVIISTGINPKAKSYYLFDGYAHLSSGLACGLAGLSAGMAIGIVGDAGVRYFVCLTPTPES, from the exons ATGGCTGGTTTCAGCGGCGATGAAACTGCTCCTTTCTTCGGATTCCTCGGCGCTGCCGCTGCCCTAGTTTTCTCCT GTATGGGTGCGGCTTATGGCACTGCAAAAAGTGGGGTTGGGGTTGCATCGATGGGTGTGATGAGACCCGAGCTTGTGATGAAATCAATTGTGCCAGTTGTCATGGCTGGTGTGTTGGGTATCTATGGTTTGATCATTGCGGTTATCATCAGTACTGGGATTAACCCTAAGGCCAAATCTTACTATCTCTTTGATGGCTACGCTCACCTTTCTTCTGGTTTGGCTTGTGGCCTTGCTGGTCTCTCTGCTGGCATGGCTATTGGCATTGTAGGCGATGCTGGTGTTAGGTATTTTGTTTGTCTTACTCCCACTCCTGAATCCTAA